From the Apis cerana isolate GH-2021 linkage group LG3, AcerK_1.0, whole genome shotgun sequence genome, one window contains:
- the LOC107997341 gene encoding carbohydrate-responsive element-binding protein isoform X8 has translation MLDSKPTHVLALFNQKLTSPKWNRFKGIRLRWKDKIRLNNVIWRCWHMQFILKQNTLVCQFASPLDVDTHNKPEAVVLEGKYWKRKLAAVTAEYKKWRMFYRNKILGWTNKDGTEMMESMDVLDWGNGLGTSGNFGAGTGNTHGGTSGTPGGESMMVDEDYMELMTDTLFSTISSNQPIYFPDPREIARGASLADFIQPSLGPLQPNLDDFMDTLEPLQEFLNSKLPPVPEEDDMFRNSTLNTNYPDLDLMTPMNQINELSQEATVKNEQASQQTLVQDEQAGTIQNLQYTAKIYTQPQPEPTNAFRNNNITLAENYNAIQQSYESSSTSQPVREKSRPSRISSRSNRVIQQSQQRNTYQRTAQQNSPYQQSSQPPYAMEIQTVLTPVQNQVQMTSLNDQSIHANQISPITNLVTVQQNFGQTNSIVSSQHRSIRPLPPVAPISTKPYKVVQPQQCYKFSTLPQSFNAQQCKFSTNNFKTHPTQQVVSVSTEQPSQSPILLQCRSSGLDLTTPTIQPTKLLPQSNSEKEEVFAVPKYQMKARNRSRSSSSLTSPRIHPPPLVSAASDPALNLNNNVLLAQLLTNNTSGIHTMNMPADNIMPTVNQTTTMKYISSMLPPSASPTQITTTHHITTPVTVQTMQTSTVQVQSQQQAMQQTTCSQQMLLNTNTQAHQPQNSPGSPKDNSNAHSPQGLNLSPLHSPMSIGSPLSPSRGYIKGETERGQYKEQRRVGHIHAEQKRRYNIKNGFDMLHSLIPQLNQNPNTKMSKAAMLQKGADYIRQLRAERNQLKEEMDSLRHQIECLNTSISNCQSMLPATGAPISRHRTNKMKEMFDEYVRTRTRENWKFWIFSILLEPLMISFNTSVSTASIEDLYRSTILWVEQHCSLVDLRPAVLNSLRYLCTATDILSDPGRLPEEALAAVDRTERRRSTQ, from the exons ATGCTCGATAGTAAGCCAACACACGTGCTCGCATTATTCAACCAG AAATTGACATCGCCCAAGTGGAATCGATTCAAAGGAATCAGGCTGAGATGGAAGGACAAGATTAGACTGAACAACGTGATATGGAGATGCTGGCACATGCAAT TTATTTTAAAGCAAAATACGCTGGTGTGCCAATTCGCGTCTCCGTTGGATGTTGATACTCACAATAAACCTGAG gcCGTAGTCTTAGaaggaaaatattggaaaCGAAAACTAGCGGCGGTTACTGCAGAATACAAGAAATGGCGTATGTTTTATCGGAACAAAATCCTTGGTTGGACAAACAAAGATGGCACCGAaatg ATGGAATCGATGGATGTGTTAGATTGGGGCAACGGATTAGGAACTTCGGGCAACTTTGGAGCAGGTACAGGCAACACACACGGAGGGACCAGTGGGACTCCAGGAGGAGAGAGTATGATGGTTGATGAAGATTACATGGAGCTTATGACTGATACATTATTTTCTACAATCAGTTCAAATCAACCAATATACTTTCCCGATCCGAGAGAAATTG CGCGAGGAGCTAGTCTGGCGGATTTTATACAACCCAGTCTAGGACCACTCCAGCCAAATTTAGATGATTTTATGGATACTCTTGAACCATTACAAG aatttttgaattcaaaGTTGCCCCCTGTCCCTGAGGAAGACGATATGTTTCGAAATAGTACTTTGAATACAAATTATCCTGATCTCGATCTGATGACGCCTATGAATCAGATTAACGAATTGAGCCAAGAAGCGACGGTAAAGAATGAACAAGCTTCTCAACAAACGTTAGTACAGGATGAACAAGCAGGTACTATACAAAATCTTCAATATACAGCTAAAATATATACTCAACCTCAACCAGAGCCAACGAATGCgttcagaaataataatat aaCTTTAGCTGAGAATTATAATGCTATACAACAAAGTTATGAATCTTCTTCGACCAGTCAACCTGTCAGAGAAAAAAGTCGGCCAAGTAGAATTTCTTCGAGAAGTAATCGAGTAATTCAACAATCTCAGCAACGAAATACTTATCAACGTACAGCGCAACAAAATTCGCCATATCAACAGTCTTCACAGCCACCTTATGCCATGGAAATTCAAACCGTTCTAACACCAGTTCAAAACCAAGTTCAAATGACATCATTGAATGATCAATCTATTCATGCAAATCAAATTTCACCTATCACAAATCTGGTAACCGTGCAGCAAAATTTCGGACAAACAAATTCCATAGTATCAAGTCAACATAGAAGTATTAGGCCTTTACCACCAGTTGCACCAATTTCAACAAAACCATATAAAGTTGTTCAACCGCAACAATGTTATAAATTCTCTACACTTCCACAAAGCTTTAATGCGCAGCAATGTAAATTCAGCACTAATAATTTCAAG aCACACCCAACACAACAAGTCGTATCGGTTTCCACAGAGCAACCGTCACAGTCACCGATATTATTACAGTGCAGATCCTCCGGTTTGGATCTTACTACACCAACTATACAGCCGACAAAATTATTACCGCAGTCTAAttcagaaaaagaagaagttttTGCTGTACCTAAG taTCAAATGAAAGCAAGAAATAGATCTCGAAGCAGTTCATCATTAACTTCGCCAAGAATTCATCCACCGCCATTAGTATCGGCAGCGAGCGATCCCgctttaaatctaaataacaATGTTTTGCTCGCACAGTTACTCACTAATA ACACATCTGGTATACACACAATGAATATGCCGGCTGATAATATAATGCCAACAGTGAACCAAACAACCACTATGAAATACATCTCATCTATGCTTCCACCTTCAGCTTCGCCTACGCAGATAACGACAACCCACCATATTACCACGCCGGTTACTGTCCAAACTATGCAAACATCTACAGTGCAAGTGCAATCGCAACAACAG GCAATGCAACAGACTACTTGCAGCCaacaaatgttattaaatacaaacacTCAAGCGCATCAGCCACAAAATAGTCCCGGATCACCGAAGGATAACTCTAACGCGCACAGTCCTCAAGGGTTAAATCTCAGTCCTTTGCATAGTCCAATGAGCATAGGAAGTCCATTATCGCCAAGTCGAGGTTACATAAAAGGCGAAACGGAACGAGGACAATATAAAGAACAAAGGAGAGTTGGGCACATTCACGCAGAGCAAAAGcgtagatataatattaaaaatggattTGATATGTTGCATAGTTTAATACCGCAGCTTAATCAAAATCCAAACACAAAGATGAGTAAAGCCGCTATGCTGCAAAAAGGAGCAGATTATATCAGGCAATTAAGGGCGGAAAGAAATCAATTAAAGGAAGAGATGGATAGTTTAAGACATCAAATTGAGTGCCTTAATACATCTATTAG TAATTGTCAATCTATGCTTCCTGCAACGGGTGCTCCAATATCTAGACATAGAACTAATAAAATGAAGGAGATGTTTGACGAATATGTCCGCACGCGTACACGagagaattggaaattttggaTT ttcaGTATATTGCTTGAACCtttaatgatttcttttaatacttCGGTATCAACCGCAAGTATTGAAGATTTATATCGAAGTACAATATTATGGGTCGAGCAACATTGCTCACTCGTTGATCTCAGACCAG CTGTTCTGAATTCTCTAAGATATCTGTGTACTGCCACTGATATTCTATCAGATCCTGGTCGTCTACCCGAAGAAGCACTCGCAGCAGTCGATCGCACAGAACGACGACGATCAACTCAGTGA
- the LOC107997341 gene encoding carbohydrate-responsive element-binding protein isoform X9, protein MQFILKQNTLVCQFASPLDVDTHNKPEAVVLEGKYWKRKLAAVTAEYKKWRMFYRNKILGWTNKDGTEMMESMDVLDWGNGLGTSGNFGAGTGNTHGGTSGTPGGESMMVDEDYMELMTDTLFSTISSNQPIYFPDPREIARGASLADFIQPSLGPLQPNLDDFMDTLEPLQEFLNSKLPPVPEEDDMFRNSTLNTNYPDLDLMTPMNQINELSQEATVKNEQASQQTLVQDEQAGTIQNLQYTAKIYTQPQPEPTNAFRNNNITLAENYNAIQQSYESSSTSQPVREKSRPSRISSRSNRVIQQSQQRNTYQRTAQQNSPYQQSSQPPYAMEIQTVLTPVQNQVQMTSLNDQSIHANQISPITNLVTVQQNFGQTNSIVSSQHRSIRPLPPVAPISTKPYKVVQPQQCYKFSTLPQSFNAQQCKFSTNNFKTHPTQQVVSVSTEQPSQSPILLQCRSSGLDLTTPTIQPTKLLPQSNSEKEEVFAVPKYQMKARNRSRSSSSLTSPRIHPPPLVSAASDPALNLNNNVLLAQLLTNNTSGIHTMNMPADNIMPTVNQTTTMKYISSMLPPSASPTQITTTHHITTPVTVQTMQTSTVQVQSQQQAMQQTTCSQQMLLNTNTQAHQPQNSPGSPKDNSNAHSPQGLNLSPLHSPMSIGSPLSPSRGYIKGETERGQYKEQRRVGHIHAEQKRRYNIKNGFDMLHSLIPQLNQNPNTKMSKAAMLQKGADYIRQLRAERNQLKEEMDSLRHQIECLNTSISNCQSMLPATGAPISRHRTNKMKEMFDEYVRTRTRENWKFWIFSILLEPLMISFNTSVSTASIEDLYRSTILWVEQHCSLVDLRPAVLNSLRYLCTATDILSDPGRLPEEALAAVDRTERRRSTQ, encoded by the exons ATGCAAT TTATTTTAAAGCAAAATACGCTGGTGTGCCAATTCGCGTCTCCGTTGGATGTTGATACTCACAATAAACCTGAG gcCGTAGTCTTAGaaggaaaatattggaaaCGAAAACTAGCGGCGGTTACTGCAGAATACAAGAAATGGCGTATGTTTTATCGGAACAAAATCCTTGGTTGGACAAACAAAGATGGCACCGAaatg ATGGAATCGATGGATGTGTTAGATTGGGGCAACGGATTAGGAACTTCGGGCAACTTTGGAGCAGGTACAGGCAACACACACGGAGGGACCAGTGGGACTCCAGGAGGAGAGAGTATGATGGTTGATGAAGATTACATGGAGCTTATGACTGATACATTATTTTCTACAATCAGTTCAAATCAACCAATATACTTTCCCGATCCGAGAGAAATTG CGCGAGGAGCTAGTCTGGCGGATTTTATACAACCCAGTCTAGGACCACTCCAGCCAAATTTAGATGATTTTATGGATACTCTTGAACCATTACAAG aatttttgaattcaaaGTTGCCCCCTGTCCCTGAGGAAGACGATATGTTTCGAAATAGTACTTTGAATACAAATTATCCTGATCTCGATCTGATGACGCCTATGAATCAGATTAACGAATTGAGCCAAGAAGCGACGGTAAAGAATGAACAAGCTTCTCAACAAACGTTAGTACAGGATGAACAAGCAGGTACTATACAAAATCTTCAATATACAGCTAAAATATATACTCAACCTCAACCAGAGCCAACGAATGCgttcagaaataataatat aaCTTTAGCTGAGAATTATAATGCTATACAACAAAGTTATGAATCTTCTTCGACCAGTCAACCTGTCAGAGAAAAAAGTCGGCCAAGTAGAATTTCTTCGAGAAGTAATCGAGTAATTCAACAATCTCAGCAACGAAATACTTATCAACGTACAGCGCAACAAAATTCGCCATATCAACAGTCTTCACAGCCACCTTATGCCATGGAAATTCAAACCGTTCTAACACCAGTTCAAAACCAAGTTCAAATGACATCATTGAATGATCAATCTATTCATGCAAATCAAATTTCACCTATCACAAATCTGGTAACCGTGCAGCAAAATTTCGGACAAACAAATTCCATAGTATCAAGTCAACATAGAAGTATTAGGCCTTTACCACCAGTTGCACCAATTTCAACAAAACCATATAAAGTTGTTCAACCGCAACAATGTTATAAATTCTCTACACTTCCACAAAGCTTTAATGCGCAGCAATGTAAATTCAGCACTAATAATTTCAAG aCACACCCAACACAACAAGTCGTATCGGTTTCCACAGAGCAACCGTCACAGTCACCGATATTATTACAGTGCAGATCCTCCGGTTTGGATCTTACTACACCAACTATACAGCCGACAAAATTATTACCGCAGTCTAAttcagaaaaagaagaagttttTGCTGTACCTAAG taTCAAATGAAAGCAAGAAATAGATCTCGAAGCAGTTCATCATTAACTTCGCCAAGAATTCATCCACCGCCATTAGTATCGGCAGCGAGCGATCCCgctttaaatctaaataacaATGTTTTGCTCGCACAGTTACTCACTAATA ACACATCTGGTATACACACAATGAATATGCCGGCTGATAATATAATGCCAACAGTGAACCAAACAACCACTATGAAATACATCTCATCTATGCTTCCACCTTCAGCTTCGCCTACGCAGATAACGACAACCCACCATATTACCACGCCGGTTACTGTCCAAACTATGCAAACATCTACAGTGCAAGTGCAATCGCAACAACAG GCAATGCAACAGACTACTTGCAGCCaacaaatgttattaaatacaaacacTCAAGCGCATCAGCCACAAAATAGTCCCGGATCACCGAAGGATAACTCTAACGCGCACAGTCCTCAAGGGTTAAATCTCAGTCCTTTGCATAGTCCAATGAGCATAGGAAGTCCATTATCGCCAAGTCGAGGTTACATAAAAGGCGAAACGGAACGAGGACAATATAAAGAACAAAGGAGAGTTGGGCACATTCACGCAGAGCAAAAGcgtagatataatattaaaaatggattTGATATGTTGCATAGTTTAATACCGCAGCTTAATCAAAATCCAAACACAAAGATGAGTAAAGCCGCTATGCTGCAAAAAGGAGCAGATTATATCAGGCAATTAAGGGCGGAAAGAAATCAATTAAAGGAAGAGATGGATAGTTTAAGACATCAAATTGAGTGCCTTAATACATCTATTAG TAATTGTCAATCTATGCTTCCTGCAACGGGTGCTCCAATATCTAGACATAGAACTAATAAAATGAAGGAGATGTTTGACGAATATGTCCGCACGCGTACACGagagaattggaaattttggaTT ttcaGTATATTGCTTGAACCtttaatgatttcttttaatacttCGGTATCAACCGCAAGTATTGAAGATTTATATCGAAGTACAATATTATGGGTCGAGCAACATTGCTCACTCGTTGATCTCAGACCAG CTGTTCTGAATTCTCTAAGATATCTGTGTACTGCCACTGATATTCTATCAGATCCTGGTCGTCTACCCGAAGAAGCACTCGCAGCAGTCGATCGCACAGAACGACGACGATCAACTCAGTGA
- the LOC107997341 gene encoding carbohydrate-responsive element-binding protein isoform X6 has translation MKLLPMDTDVVFQYQGRQKLTSPKWNRFKGIRLRWKDKIRLNNVIWRCWHMQFILKQNTLVCQFASPLDVDTHNKPEAVVLEGKYWKRKLAAVTAEYKKWRMFYRNKILGWTNKDGTEMMESMDVLDWGNGLGTSGNFGAGTGNTHGGTSGTPGGESMMVDEDYMELMTDTLFSTISSNQPIYFPDPREIARGASLADFIQPSLGPLQPNLDDFMDTLEPLQEFLNSKLPPVPEEDDMFRNSTLNTNYPDLDLMTPMNQINELSQEATVKNEQASQQTLVQDEQAGTIQNLQYTAKIYTQPQPEPTNAFRNNNITLAENYNAIQQSYESSSTSQPVREKSRPSRISSRSNRVIQQSQQRNTYQRTAQQNSPYQQSSQPPYAMEIQTVLTPVQNQVQMTSLNDQSIHANQISPITNLVTVQQNFGQTNSIVSSQHRSIRPLPPVAPISTKPYKVVQPQQCYKFSTLPQSFNAQQCKFSTNNFKTHPTQQVVSVSTEQPSQSPILLQCRSSGLDLTTPTIQPTKLLPQSNSEKEEVFAVPKYQMKARNRSRSSSSLTSPRIHPPPLVSAASDPALNLNNNVLLAQLLTNNTSGIHTMNMPADNIMPTVNQTTTMKYISSMLPPSASPTQITTTHHITTPVTVQTMQTSTVQVQSQQQAMQQTTCSQQMLLNTNTQAHQPQNSPGSPKDNSNAHSPQGLNLSPLHSPMSIGSPLSPSRGYIKGETERGQYKEQRRVGHIHAEQKRRYNIKNGFDMLHSLIPQLNQNPNTKMSKAAMLQKGADYIRQLRAERNQLKEEMDSLRHQIECLNTSISNCQSMLPATGAPISRHRTNKMKEMFDEYVRTRTRENWKFWIFSILLEPLMISFNTSVSTASIEDLYRSTILWVEQHCSLVDLRPAVLNSLRYLCTATDILSDPGRLPEEALAAVDRTERRRSTQ, from the exons atgaaattattgccAATGGATACAGATGTGGTCTTCCAATACCAAGGAAG ACAGAAATTGACATCGCCCAAGTGGAATCGATTCAAAGGAATCAGGCTGAGATGGAAGGACAAGATTAGACTGAACAACGTGATATGGAGATGCTGGCACATGCAAT TTATTTTAAAGCAAAATACGCTGGTGTGCCAATTCGCGTCTCCGTTGGATGTTGATACTCACAATAAACCTGAG gcCGTAGTCTTAGaaggaaaatattggaaaCGAAAACTAGCGGCGGTTACTGCAGAATACAAGAAATGGCGTATGTTTTATCGGAACAAAATCCTTGGTTGGACAAACAAAGATGGCACCGAaatg ATGGAATCGATGGATGTGTTAGATTGGGGCAACGGATTAGGAACTTCGGGCAACTTTGGAGCAGGTACAGGCAACACACACGGAGGGACCAGTGGGACTCCAGGAGGAGAGAGTATGATGGTTGATGAAGATTACATGGAGCTTATGACTGATACATTATTTTCTACAATCAGTTCAAATCAACCAATATACTTTCCCGATCCGAGAGAAATTG CGCGAGGAGCTAGTCTGGCGGATTTTATACAACCCAGTCTAGGACCACTCCAGCCAAATTTAGATGATTTTATGGATACTCTTGAACCATTACAAG aatttttgaattcaaaGTTGCCCCCTGTCCCTGAGGAAGACGATATGTTTCGAAATAGTACTTTGAATACAAATTATCCTGATCTCGATCTGATGACGCCTATGAATCAGATTAACGAATTGAGCCAAGAAGCGACGGTAAAGAATGAACAAGCTTCTCAACAAACGTTAGTACAGGATGAACAAGCAGGTACTATACAAAATCTTCAATATACAGCTAAAATATATACTCAACCTCAACCAGAGCCAACGAATGCgttcagaaataataatat aaCTTTAGCTGAGAATTATAATGCTATACAACAAAGTTATGAATCTTCTTCGACCAGTCAACCTGTCAGAGAAAAAAGTCGGCCAAGTAGAATTTCTTCGAGAAGTAATCGAGTAATTCAACAATCTCAGCAACGAAATACTTATCAACGTACAGCGCAACAAAATTCGCCATATCAACAGTCTTCACAGCCACCTTATGCCATGGAAATTCAAACCGTTCTAACACCAGTTCAAAACCAAGTTCAAATGACATCATTGAATGATCAATCTATTCATGCAAATCAAATTTCACCTATCACAAATCTGGTAACCGTGCAGCAAAATTTCGGACAAACAAATTCCATAGTATCAAGTCAACATAGAAGTATTAGGCCTTTACCACCAGTTGCACCAATTTCAACAAAACCATATAAAGTTGTTCAACCGCAACAATGTTATAAATTCTCTACACTTCCACAAAGCTTTAATGCGCAGCAATGTAAATTCAGCACTAATAATTTCAAG aCACACCCAACACAACAAGTCGTATCGGTTTCCACAGAGCAACCGTCACAGTCACCGATATTATTACAGTGCAGATCCTCCGGTTTGGATCTTACTACACCAACTATACAGCCGACAAAATTATTACCGCAGTCTAAttcagaaaaagaagaagttttTGCTGTACCTAAG taTCAAATGAAAGCAAGAAATAGATCTCGAAGCAGTTCATCATTAACTTCGCCAAGAATTCATCCACCGCCATTAGTATCGGCAGCGAGCGATCCCgctttaaatctaaataacaATGTTTTGCTCGCACAGTTACTCACTAATA ACACATCTGGTATACACACAATGAATATGCCGGCTGATAATATAATGCCAACAGTGAACCAAACAACCACTATGAAATACATCTCATCTATGCTTCCACCTTCAGCTTCGCCTACGCAGATAACGACAACCCACCATATTACCACGCCGGTTACTGTCCAAACTATGCAAACATCTACAGTGCAAGTGCAATCGCAACAACAG GCAATGCAACAGACTACTTGCAGCCaacaaatgttattaaatacaaacacTCAAGCGCATCAGCCACAAAATAGTCCCGGATCACCGAAGGATAACTCTAACGCGCACAGTCCTCAAGGGTTAAATCTCAGTCCTTTGCATAGTCCAATGAGCATAGGAAGTCCATTATCGCCAAGTCGAGGTTACATAAAAGGCGAAACGGAACGAGGACAATATAAAGAACAAAGGAGAGTTGGGCACATTCACGCAGAGCAAAAGcgtagatataatattaaaaatggattTGATATGTTGCATAGTTTAATACCGCAGCTTAATCAAAATCCAAACACAAAGATGAGTAAAGCCGCTATGCTGCAAAAAGGAGCAGATTATATCAGGCAATTAAGGGCGGAAAGAAATCAATTAAAGGAAGAGATGGATAGTTTAAGACATCAAATTGAGTGCCTTAATACATCTATTAG TAATTGTCAATCTATGCTTCCTGCAACGGGTGCTCCAATATCTAGACATAGAACTAATAAAATGAAGGAGATGTTTGACGAATATGTCCGCACGCGTACACGagagaattggaaattttggaTT ttcaGTATATTGCTTGAACCtttaatgatttcttttaatacttCGGTATCAACCGCAAGTATTGAAGATTTATATCGAAGTACAATATTATGGGTCGAGCAACATTGCTCACTCGTTGATCTCAGACCAG CTGTTCTGAATTCTCTAAGATATCTGTGTACTGCCACTGATATTCTATCAGATCCTGGTCGTCTACCCGAAGAAGCACTCGCAGCAGTCGATCGCACAGAACGACGACGATCAACTCAGTGA